One segment of Purpureocillium takamizusanense chromosome 7, complete sequence DNA contains the following:
- the PEP3 gene encoding tethering complex subunit (EggNog:ENOG503NV4E~BUSCO:EOG09260HS3~COG:U), giving the protein MSLDINNGFLAGANQSAPADDELPIFTVERVQLQFSIAADFVAAQVANNVIILALSNGRILRIDLNRPEDIDDIDLPKKTSDVGVIRRMFLDPTASHLIVCTALGENYYLHSQSKTPRPLGRLRGVAIESVAWNPSLPTASTREILLGASDGNIYEAFIETSNEFYKKEVKHLKNLHKLPDGAITGLWVDNLNGKSDIRRVVIATQNRLFHLVGRIGHGHDGTGSVYTRLFESEQPVVHELSRTQPGSYSTLAVSPDPPETNPYAEDTPDRAYAWLSSQGVFHGKLLNVPTDNSLGSRVFSDSKMLSRAQIIAPESSGRRRPGSETVDALALTQWHIVSLVGGRVIATNRLTGDMVSEHDVLGAGQRPIGFSVDMQKNTFWLFTSEEIYEIVVRDEDRNIWEIMMKNKQFEPALRQANTQKQKETVAAAYGDHLAKKGHWNEAATVYGRSNKPFEDIALSIIDNNQQDALRQFLLTKLATTKKSAIMQRMMVAGWLVEVFMSKLNSLDDTIMTQAELAENLNTAESRKLLESVRKEYQDFITKYKNDLDRKMVYDVISSHGRETELLFFANTVKDYNYVLSYWVQRERWDEALNVLKKQTDPEVFYRYSSVLMTHVAQETVDILMRQADLNARSLIPALLEYNRNFSGDANVQNQAVRYLNYVVFQLNSKDAAVHNTLVSIYASHPSKDESGLLSYLQAQGEEPRYDPDFALRLCIQHHRTLSCVHIYTSMGQYLQAVDLALSHNEIELASVIADRPMSNPQLRKRLWLAVARKVISRSDGIKAAIEFLKRCDLLKIEDLIPFFPDFVVIDDFKEEICGALEDYSRNIDSLKKEMDESSQTASNIKMDIAALDHRYAIVEPGEKCYVCGLPLLSRQFFVFPCQHSFHSDCMGRRVLEQSGMSKSSRIKELQMQVHKGLVSGARKEAVVAELDSLVASACILCSDFAIKRIDEPFITSNDNVGEWAL; this is encoded by the exons ATGTCCCTCGACATCAACAACGGCTtccttgccggcgccaaccAGAGCGCCCcggccgatgacgagctgcCCATCTTCACCGTCGAGCGTGTCCAGCTTCAGTTCTCTATCGCGGCGGACTTTGTCGCCGCTCAGGTCGCCAACAATGTCATCATCCTGGCCCTGTCCAACGGCCGTATCCTGCGCATCGACCTGAATCGGCCGGAAGACATTGACG ACATTGACCTCCCCAAGAAAACCTccgacgtcggcgtcatccGTCGTATGTTCCTCGACCCCACGGCGTCCCACCTCATCGTCTGTACGGCCCTCGGCGAGAACTACTATCTGCACTCGCAGTCGAAGACCCCCCGGCCGCTGGGCAGGCTGCGTGGCGTGGCTATCGAGAGCGTAGCGTGGAACCCGTCGCTGCCAACTGCCAGCACGAGGGAGATCCTACTCGGCGCGTCTGATGGCAACATCTACGAGGCCTTTATCGAGACGTCCAACGAGTTTTACAAGAAAGAAGTCAAGCACCTCAAGAACCTGCATAAGCTTCCAGATGGCGCAATCACAGGTTTGTGGGTGGACAATTTGAATGGAAAGTCGGACATCAGGCGGGTGGTGATTGCGACGCAGAATCGGCTGTTCCATCTTGTCGGCCGAATTGGCCACGGGCATGATGGGACCGGCTCTGTCTACACGCGACTGTTTGAGTCTGAGCAACCGGTGGTGCACGAGCTTTCGCGGACGCAGCCGGGGTCCTATTCCACTCTTGCCGTGTCTCCGGACCCGCCCGAGACGAACCCGTATGCAGAAGACACCCCGGATCGGGCATACGCGTGGTTATCCTCGCAGGGCGTGTTCCACGGCAAGTTGCTCAACGTGCCGACCGACAATAGCTTGGGATCGAGGGTGTTTTCCGATTCCAAGATGCTGTCGAGAGCTCAGATTATCGCACCGGAGTCCTCTGGCAGGCGACGACCAGGATCGGAGACCGTTGATGCCTTGGCGCTCACGCAGTGGCATATCGTCAGCCTGGTCGGGGGACGCGTCATCGCTACCAACCGGCTCACAGGCGACATGGTGTCGGAGCACGACGTCTTGGGTGCCGGTCAGCGCCCTATTGGTTTTTCGGTGGACATGCAGAAGAACACTTTTTGGCTGTTCACATCGGAGGAGATATATGAGATTGTCGTGCGTGACGAAGATCGCAACATCTGGGAAATCATGATGAAGAACAAGCAGTTCGAACCGGCTTTGCGGCAAGCTAACACACAGAAGCAGAAGGAGACGGTAGCGGCCGCGTACGGCGACCACCTGGCTAAGAAGGGCCATTGGAACGAGGCAGCAACGGTTTACGGGCGGAGCAACAAGCCGTTCGAAGACATCGCGCTGAGCATCATCGACAATAATCAGCAGGATGCCCTGCGCCAGTTCCTGCTGACCAAGCTGGCAACGACGAAGAAGTCTGCAATTATGCAGAGGATGATGGTGGCTGGTTGGCTGGTAGAGGTATTCATGTCAAAGCTGAACTCTCTGGACGACACTATCATGACCCAGGCTGAGCTGGCGGAGAACCTCAACACTGCCGAGTCAAGGAAGCTACTGGAGTCTGTGAGGAAAGAGTATCAAGACTTTATCACCAAGTACAAGAACGACCTGGACCGCAAGATGGTTTACGATGTCATCAGCAGCCACGGCCGAGAGACGGAGCTCCTCTTCTTTGCCAACACCGTCAAGGACTATAACTACGTACTTTCGTACTGGGTCCAGCGAGAGAGGTGGGACGAGGCTCTGAATGTGCTCAAGAAGCAGACGGATCCCGAGGTGTTCTACCGCTACAGTAGCGTGCTGATGACACACGTCGCACAAGAGACAGTGGACATCTTGATGCGGCAGGCGGACCTCAACGCTCGGAGCCTCATTCCGGCATTACTTGAGTACAATCGCAACTTCAGCGGTGATGCCAACGTGCAGAACCAGGCCGTTCGGTATTTAAACTACGTTGTCTTCCAGCTCAACTCCAAGGACGCGGCGGTTCACAACACGCTCGTGTCCATCTACGCTTCACATCCGTCCAAGGATGAATCGGGTCTCTTGTCATACCTCCAGGCTCAGGGTGAGGAGCCGAGGTACGATCCGGACTTTGCTCTACGGCTGTGCATCCAGCACCACCGGACACTATCCTGCGTGCACATCTACACCAGCATGGGCCAATACCTGCAGGCCGTGGACCTGGCGCTGTCTCACAACGAGATTGAGCTTGCCTCGGTGATTGCTGACCGTCCCATGTCGAACCCTCAGCTACGAAAGAGGCTCTGGCTGGCAGTGGCAAGAAAGGTCATCTCGAGGTCTGACGGCATCAAGGCGGCCATTGAGTTCCTCAAGCGCTGCGACTTGCTAAAAATTGAGGACCTGATACCCTTCTTCCCGGACTTTGTTGTGATCGACGACTTCAAGGAGGAGATTTGCGGGGCGCTCGAGGACTACAGCCGCAACATCGACAGTCTCAAGAAGGAGATGGATGAGTCGTCGCAGACGGCGAGCAATATCAAGATGGATATTGCCGCGCTAGACCATCGGTACGCGATTGTGGAGCCCGGCGAGAAGTGCTATGTCTGCGGACTGCCCCTGCTGAGCAGGCAATTCTTCGTCTTCCCCTGCCAGCATTCGTTCCACTCGGACTGCATGGGCCGGAGGGTGCTCGAGCAGTCGGGCATGAGCAAGTCAAGCAGGATTAAGGAACTGCAGATGCAGGTCCACAAGGGCCTCGTTAGCGGTGCCAGGAAGGAGGCCGTggtggccgagctcgactCGTTGGTAGCCTCGGCATG CATCCTCTGCAGCGACTTTGCCATCAAGCGGATAGACGAGCCATTCATCACGAGCAACGATAATGTGGGGGAGTGGGCGCTGTGA
- a CDS encoding uncharacterized protein (COG:S~EggNog:ENOG503NZ9E), translating into MAQKRRLSLQQDCARKSSTMSAHGPSSPPPNPVSSSRLSSDGSPSEAGAHSDGAHTAMTSVVDTDEELPSNGGHNGGRAQHDQSHNNDDDGFDRMSAYPASHYPRPTSPHGTMMHFYTDDAHTDPAASTRSIWAPDLDYREIHGRRYAREYYMPNDEIEQMRLSIQHQVFLHLLDGELSCVPLDDPSHILDVGTGPGEWAIRMAELYPDCEVVGTDISAVAETKSVPLNVFFEIEDAEEWDRPADHYDLIHFRCLEGAFRDWRAIYDNVYDSLKPGGWIELIDFDSIESVNLWFRVFSEGSPIFDMAKDLEIAAMRVGKKRGISHMDPQLLMEAGFVDVRVTEHSIPMKITEKSAGKLWLISCLDGLEANCLRLLTQVMGWDPDKCKAACEAAARELAQLAKDPEKAAGLRVKALTVSARKPLVAQSVARSPSSDTNCSPRPSPPVVQ; encoded by the exons ATGGCCCAGAAGCGACGACTATCGCTGCAGCAAGACTGCGCCCGCAAGTCCAGCACCATGTCGGCACATGGTCCCtcatcccctccccccaaccCAGTGAGCAGTTCCAGGCTGTCCAGCGACGGTAGCCCGAGCGAAGCAGGCGCACATAGCGACGGTGCGCAcacggccatgacgagcgTGGTTGACACAGATGAGGAGTTGCCAAGCAACGGCGGCCAcaacggcggccgcgcgcaaCACGACCAATCTCACAAtaacgacgatgacgggtTTGATAGGATGTCTGCGTATCCCGCATCCCATTACCCCCGGCCTACGAGTCCTCACGGAACGATGATGCATTTCTACACAGATGACGCCCATACTGATCC GGCTGCTTCTACCCGGTCAATATGGGCTCCTGACCTCGACTACCGCGAGATCCACGGGCGCCGCTACGCCCGGGAGTATTACATGCCCAACGACGAAATCGAGCAAATGCGCCTATCAATACAACATCAGGTCTTCCTCCATctgctggacggcgagctctCCTGCGTACCCCTAGATGACCCGTCACACATTCTCGATGTCGGCACCGGCCCTGGCGAGTGGGCTATTCGCATGGCGGAGCTTTATCCGGACTGCGAGGTTGTGGGCACGGACAtttccgccgtcgccgaaaCAAAGAGCGTCCCCCTCAACGTCTTTTTCGAGATCGAGGACGCGGAGGAGTGGGACCGTCCCGCCGACCACTACGACTTGATTCACTTCCGGTGTCTCGAGGGCGCCTTCCGTGACTGGCGCGCTATATACGATAACGTTTACGACTCACTCAAGCCGGGCGGCTGGATTGAGCTAATCGACTTCGACAGCATTGAGTCAGTCAATCTCTGGTTCAGGGTATTTTCTGAGGGCTCGCCAATCTTCGATATGGCGAAGGATCTGGAGATTGCCGCCATGAGGGTAGGGAAGAAACGGGGCATCTCCCACATGGATCCGCAGCTGTTGATGGAAGCCGGCTTTGTGGATGTCCGCGTGACAGAACACTCGATCCCCATGAAAATCACCGAAAAGTCCGCCGGTAAACTCTGGCTGATATCTTGTCTCGATGGTCTTGAGGCCAACTGCCTGCGACTCCTGACCCAGGTGATGGGGTGGGATCCCGACAAGTGCAAGGCAGCATGCGAGGCGGCAGCCCGCGAGCTTGCTCAACTTGCCAAGGACCCGGAGAAGGCCGCGGGACTGCGCGTCAAGGCGCTCACGGTCTCGGCGAGGAAACCATTAGTGGCCCAGTCCGTGGCTCGGAGTCCTTCATCCGACACGAATTGCTCGCCAAGGCCCTCGCCACCTGTCGTCCAGTGA